The following are encoded in a window of Mycoplasmopsis bovis PG45 genomic DNA:
- the infB gene encoding translation initiation factor IF-2: MAKKNRLSNTSVVKEQLSDIKTEVVDGTFIFTNRMPLGEFAEKIKVNANDLIKRFLLRGKFYQINHILEEEEIAEICLEKGLDFKKEENIDAGNFLNEVKFNDDKSLLVKRPPIITVMGHVDHGKTSLIDYIRKTNVVSTESSGITQHTGAYQISYKGDKITFIDTPGHEAFSKMRSRGAKVTDIIILVVAADDGVMPQTKEAIMHAKSANVPLIVFVNKMDKPQKNLDKLKRELMENDVLIEEFGGDTQIVYGSALKGQGIEELFSAILLLADLLDLKANPSRYPVGTVIESKVDKGVGVVTTIIVENGTLYKGDFIVAGSCYGKVRTMKSPGGAFVDEVLPGTPVKIAGLNNSPLAGDRFIGFEDEKYAKKLALDKAQIDKSQTLYEKNQFNNVELGKKVFNVIIRSDVQGTAEAIKNKLSAMENEEATIRVIGAQVGQVSSSDLLLAQASNAIIIAFNVKVSPNIKQTAKQSNIKIMSYDVIYKIVEDMQSILDGEKPIVYEERKIGSAHCVKLFFYSKVGTIAGCMQDEGVVKLGCKVQIFRNKKMIHEGIVETLRRETNDLKVVEKGKDFGTHIKKFNDIKEDDVLVFFEEVPVSV; this comes from the coding sequence ATGGCTAAAAAGAATAGATTAAGCAACACAAGTGTGGTTAAGGAACAACTTTCAGATATTAAAACTGAAGTAGTTGATGGAACCTTTATTTTCACTAATAGAATGCCTTTAGGAGAATTTGCAGAAAAAATAAAAGTAAATGCAAATGATTTAATTAAAAGATTTTTGTTAAGAGGCAAGTTTTATCAAATTAACCATATTTTGGAAGAAGAAGAAATCGCTGAAATATGCTTAGAAAAAGGACTTGATTTTAAAAAGGAAGAAAACATTGATGCAGGAAACTTTTTAAATGAAGTAAAGTTCAATGATGATAAAAGTTTATTAGTTAAGCGCCCTCCTATTATTACAGTTATGGGTCATGTTGACCATGGTAAAACCTCGTTAATTGACTATATTAGAAAAACTAATGTTGTAAGTACCGAAAGTTCAGGAATTACTCAACACACTGGTGCTTATCAAATTTCATATAAAGGTGATAAAATCACATTTATTGACACTCCTGGGCATGAAGCATTTAGCAAAATGCGTTCACGTGGTGCCAAGGTTACTGACATTATAATTTTGGTTGTTGCAGCTGATGATGGAGTTATGCCACAAACCAAAGAGGCTATAATGCATGCTAAATCAGCAAATGTACCTTTGATTGTTTTTGTAAACAAAATGGATAAACCACAGAAGAATTTGGACAAACTAAAACGTGAATTAATGGAAAATGATGTTCTTATTGAAGAATTTGGGGGTGATACTCAAATTGTTTATGGTTCTGCACTTAAAGGACAGGGAATTGAAGAGCTATTCTCGGCAATTTTACTACTTGCAGATCTCTTAGATTTAAAAGCAAATCCTTCTCGTTATCCAGTTGGCACAGTAATTGAAAGTAAAGTTGACAAAGGTGTCGGTGTTGTGACAACTATTATTGTTGAAAACGGAACCTTATATAAAGGTGACTTTATTGTTGCTGGTTCATGTTATGGTAAGGTCAGAACTATGAAAAGTCCTGGTGGAGCATTTGTTGATGAAGTGTTGCCAGGAACACCAGTTAAAATTGCAGGATTAAATAATTCTCCATTAGCTGGCGATAGATTTATTGGATTTGAAGATGAAAAGTATGCTAAAAAGTTAGCGCTTGATAAAGCACAAATTGATAAAAGTCAAACTTTATATGAGAAAAATCAATTCAATAATGTAGAGCTTGGTAAAAAAGTGTTCAACGTTATTATTCGTTCAGATGTTCAAGGAACAGCTGAGGCCATCAAGAACAAATTGTCAGCGATGGAAAATGAAGAAGCAACAATCAGAGTTATTGGTGCCCAAGTTGGTCAAGTTTCTAGCAGTGACTTATTACTTGCGCAAGCTTCTAATGCAATTATTATTGCTTTTAATGTTAAAGTGTCACCTAACATTAAGCAAACTGCAAAGCAAAGCAATATTAAAATTATGTCATATGATGTAATTTATAAAATTGTTGAGGATATGCAGAGTATTCTTGATGGTGAAAAGCCAATTGTTTATGAAGAAAGAAAGATTGGTTCGGCACACTGTGTTAAATTATTCTTTTACTCAAAAGTTGGTACTATTGCTGGCTGTATGCAGGATGAAGGAGTTGTAAAACTTGGTTGCAAGGTTCAAATATTTAGAAACAAAAAAATGATTCATGAAGGAATTGTTGAAACGTTAAGACGCGAAACTAATGACCTAAAAGTAGTTGAAAAGGGCAAGGATTTTGGTACTCACATAAAGAAATTTAATGACATCAAAGAAGATGATGTTTTAGTGTTTTTTGAAGAAGTTCCAGTTTCTGTTTAA
- a CDS encoding YlxR family protein: MTKIGKKNSGFNRKCIATGLVVPENQMLRFDYNKNENIIRLDVNRELKGRGAYFIATEDNWNTVVRKKCLNKTFRTAVSKETYEKIEQELKEGLWLKRID, translated from the coding sequence ATGACGAAGATTGGTAAGAAAAATTCCGGATTTAATCGCAAGTGTATTGCGACAGGACTTGTAGTGCCTGAGAATCAAATGCTTAGATTTGATTATAATAAGAATGAAAATATAATTAGATTAGATGTCAACAGAGAGCTAAAAGGCAGGGGAGCCTATTTTATAGCAACAGAAGATAATTGAAATACTGTTGTAAGAAAAAAATGTTTGAATAAGACATTTAGAACTGCTGTTTCAAAAGAAACATATGAGAAAATAGAGCAGGAATTGAAGGAGGGGCTATGGCTAAAAAGAATAGATTAA
- the nusA gene encoding transcription termination/antitermination protein NusA: protein MSVKKNDELMNTPKVWYEIIKGYNEKEKIDLSILASIFSEEVTRIVQKNIDPEANIVFEIDEDNKEVHVYNTEAIVVEDSEFESVSDAEKVSLMLYNVPLSDAKKVKSDAQIDDLIKIEVDLLALSKSSNPVVQKTPKIIESSILQAIKKLQKSIVYTKYLEKIGETVKVMFISKNTKGSWNVQIVDDGVMAHLPANYVSAKRVINPGSYGDVVIERVEKETKLSQITVSLDSPKLIEKILYNNIPEINSGLIEIVNVQRIPGERTKAVFRATPGNEHLDVYGAIIGHDSSRINLIISELNFGVNQADMEKFDVIVHTNDKKEFIRRCMLPGQVLDIVPKNESQNTFYVITIKAALSAAIGKKGANTMLASKVSHCNLDIITVEEAMQKNISFDDSRIAEVEESLNSFKRYGAVKKAPVRTFNNNRRKANSYFENLDLSLEGFDKDILAFREQEQAFFDESNSQNMEFDELIQQYNNEAVKENAQDSAQSIDQKLDNIQKDEKLSVNDYKKAKEVAKNFKVDKDLSSFGLDGGIDLSDINDEDW, encoded by the coding sequence ATGTCTGTAAAAAAGAATGATGAATTAATGAATACCCCTAAAGTATGATATGAAATAATCAAAGGATACAATGAAAAGGAAAAGATAGATTTATCTATCTTAGCAAGTATTTTTTCTGAGGAAGTAACTAGAATTGTTCAAAAAAACATTGATCCTGAAGCAAACATTGTGTTTGAAATAGATGAAGACAACAAGGAAGTTCATGTTTATAACACAGAAGCAATAGTGGTTGAAGATAGTGAATTTGAGTCAGTTTCAGATGCTGAAAAAGTCTCTTTAATGCTATACAATGTTCCACTTTCAGATGCTAAGAAGGTTAAAAGCGATGCACAAATTGATGATTTAATTAAGATTGAAGTAGATTTATTAGCCCTAAGTAAATCATCAAATCCAGTCGTGCAAAAAACACCTAAAATTATTGAATCATCTATTTTACAGGCAATTAAGAAACTTCAAAAGTCAATTGTATATACAAAATATTTAGAAAAAATAGGCGAAACAGTTAAGGTTATGTTTATTTCTAAGAATACCAAAGGTTCATGAAATGTACAAATTGTTGACGACGGTGTAATGGCTCATTTACCAGCTAATTATGTTAGTGCTAAAAGAGTAATCAATCCTGGTTCATATGGTGATGTTGTTATCGAAAGAGTTGAAAAAGAAACTAAGCTTAGCCAGATTACTGTTTCATTAGATTCTCCTAAGCTTATTGAGAAAATTTTGTATAACAACATTCCTGAAATTAATAGCGGTTTAATAGAAATTGTTAATGTGCAAAGAATACCAGGCGAAAGAACTAAAGCAGTGTTTAGAGCGACACCTGGCAATGAACATTTAGATGTTTATGGTGCTATTATTGGCCATGATTCATCAAGAATTAATTTAATCATTAGTGAGCTAAATTTTGGTGTAAATCAGGCTGATATGGAAAAATTCGACGTTATTGTTCACACTAATGACAAAAAAGAATTTATTCGCAGATGTATGCTTCCAGGTCAAGTTCTTGATATAGTTCCTAAGAATGAAAGTCAAAATACCTTTTACGTAATAACCATAAAAGCGGCATTATCAGCTGCTATTGGTAAAAAAGGTGCAAATACTATGTTAGCATCTAAAGTTTCACATTGTAATTTAGATATTATCACTGTAGAAGAAGCAATGCAAAAGAATATTTCTTTTGATGATTCTAGGATTGCTGAAGTTGAAGAATCACTTAACTCGTTTAAAAGATATGGAGCAGTTAAAAAGGCACCTGTTAGAACATTTAATAACAACAGACGTAAAGCAAATTCATATTTTGAAAATCTTGATCTAAGTCTAGAAGGATTTGATAAAGACATTCTAGCTTTTAGAGAACAAGAGCAAGCATTTTTCGATGAAAGCAATAGTCAAAATATGGAATTTGATGAGCTTATCCAACAATATAATAACGAGGCAGTTAAAGAGAATGCTCAAGATAGCGCCCAATCAATTGATCAAAAATTAGACAATATTCAAAAAGATGAAAAATTGAGTGTTAATGACTATAAAAAAGCCAAGGAAGTTGCCAAGAACTTCAAGGTTGACAAGGATTTAAGCAGTTTTGGTTTAGATGGCGGAATTGACTTAAGCGACATAAATGACGAAGATTGGTAA
- a CDS encoding ribosome assembly cofactor RimP yields MNWKNLLVNKFGNTIADVKLLKEDGLLILEVTASSTDLKAIEELTKLINEYIDSLDVELDFDSLSVSSPGFKLDYETDELGNHIGEIIDVKLNQNVNKLDSYTGELLEDDDESILLKWNCKGQFRKVRIEKSNIKKARMNIEYASRIK; encoded by the coding sequence ATGAATTGAAAAAACTTGTTGGTTAATAAGTTTGGAAATACAATAGCTGATGTGAAATTGTTAAAAGAGGATGGACTTTTGATTTTAGAAGTCACTGCATCAAGTACTGATCTTAAAGCTATTGAAGAGCTAACAAAATTAATAAATGAATATATTGACTCGCTTGATGTGGAACTTGATTTTGATTCGTTATCTGTAAGTTCGCCCGGTTTCAAATTAGACTATGAAACAGATGAATTAGGAAATCATATAGGCGAAATTATTGATGTAAAACTTAACCAAAATGTAAATAAATTAGATTCTTATACTGGTGAGTTATTAGAGGATGATGATGAATCAATATTGCTAAAATGAAATTGCAAAGGGCAGTTTAGGAAAGTAAGAATTGAGAAGTCAAATATTAAAAAAGCAAGAATGAATATAGAGTATGCAAGCAGGATAAAATAG
- a CDS encoding thymidine kinase, which translates to MYLKSGLGQLEVITGPMFSGKTEELLKRINILKIAGINSLVIKPKFDTRFSKDEIVSRTGARHKAINVANSKEILKYWNPDYMCVAIDEVNFMDEDILTVIDELIVKGVRVICSGLDMDFKRRPFDVMARVLASADNILKLKAVCLECKSDAGFSFRKVKSDELNLLGDSEYEARCRVCHIKGEAKKAMR; encoded by the coding sequence ATGTATTTAAAAAGTGGATTAGGTCAATTAGAGGTTATAACTGGACCAATGTTTTCCGGAAAAACTGAGGAGCTATTAAAGAGAATAAACATACTTAAAATTGCAGGAATAAATTCTTTAGTTATAAAACCTAAATTTGACACAAGATTTTCTAAAGATGAAATAGTTAGTAGAACTGGTGCTAGACACAAAGCAATTAATGTTGCCAATTCTAAAGAAATTTTAAAATACTGAAATCCAGATTATATGTGTGTAGCAATTGACGAAGTCAATTTTATGGATGAGGATATACTAACTGTAATTGATGAGTTAATTGTTAAAGGTGTAAGAGTAATTTGTTCAGGCCTAGATATGGACTTTAAAAGAAGACCATTTGATGTGATGGCTAGAGTTTTAGCTTCCGCTGATAACATTTTAAAGCTTAAAGCTGTTTGTTTAGAATGCAAATCTGATGCAGGATTTTCTTTTAGAAAAGTTAAGAGCGATGAGCTTAATTTATTAGGCGATTCTGAATATGAAGCTAGATGCAGAGTTTGTCACATCAAAGGCGAAGCTAAAAAAGCTATGAGATAG
- a CDS encoding M17 family metallopeptidase has translation MKLFESISSKRDNNMLLKATFADETKCNFLIKKDNSITEYHEKNEALVYFSKKESLSFSDLEGFFKGLAVNANRNYQVDLASFATEKVEIVKVIDAFVRAVYFAKGEIFSARKKDEKEEIELVPFIETISEQANAQFNKSLILAKATNFARDLQIMPPNICNSEFLAQKVAEDLEQYKNLKVTVLKKKEIEELKMGLLLSVNKGSVYEPRVVVIEYNGDKDSSEKTVMIGKGITFDSGGYSLKPSRSMVSMKFDMSGSAIVAATMKAIAQLKPKKNVSAIMCITDNRVNGDASLPDSVWVAMNGKSVEINNTDAEGRLVMADGLVYGAKVLNATRLIDVATLTGAMVVALGQTYTGTWATSDKAWEDIKKAAENANELVWRMPLDKAFAKNIKSSKVADLKNTDFSGNAGSCSAAMFLEEFTEGVEHIHLDVAGTAEISEVPQGIMVKTLTELSLL, from the coding sequence ATGAAATTATTTGAATCAATATCATCAAAAAGAGATAATAATATGTTGCTTAAGGCAACATTTGCTGATGAAACTAAATGCAATTTTTTAATTAAAAAAGACAACAGCATAACTGAATATCATGAAAAGAATGAAGCATTAGTATATTTTAGTAAGAAAGAATCATTATCATTTTCTGACTTAGAAGGCTTTTTTAAAGGCTTAGCAGTAAATGCCAACAGAAATTATCAAGTTGATTTAGCTTCGTTTGCAACTGAAAAAGTTGAAATAGTTAAAGTTATTGATGCATTTGTTAGAGCAGTTTATTTTGCAAAGGGCGAAATATTTTCAGCTAGAAAAAAAGATGAAAAGGAAGAAATTGAATTAGTTCCATTTATTGAAACTATTTCTGAACAAGCTAACGCACAATTTAATAAATCGCTTATCTTAGCCAAAGCAACAAATTTTGCTCGTGATTTACAAATTATGCCCCCAAATATTTGCAACTCTGAATTTTTAGCTCAAAAAGTTGCTGAAGATTTAGAACAATACAAAAACTTGAAAGTTACTGTTTTAAAGAAAAAAGAAATCGAAGAGTTGAAGATGGGTCTTTTACTTTCAGTAAACAAAGGAAGTGTTTATGAACCTAGAGTTGTTGTTATTGAATACAATGGGGACAAAGATTCAAGTGAAAAGACTGTAATGATTGGTAAAGGTATTACTTTTGATTCAGGTGGATACTCATTAAAACCTTCTAGATCAATGGTTTCAATGAAATTTGATATGTCTGGTTCAGCTATTGTTGCTGCTACAATGAAAGCTATTGCACAATTAAAACCAAAGAAAAATGTTTCTGCAATAATGTGCATTACTGATAACAGAGTTAACGGTGATGCTTCACTTCCTGATTCAGTATGGGTAGCTATGAATGGCAAAAGTGTTGAAATTAATAATACTGATGCTGAAGGAAGATTGGTTATGGCTGATGGCTTAGTTTACGGAGCAAAAGTGTTGAATGCCACTAGATTAATTGACGTTGCAACTTTAACTGGTGCTATGGTTGTTGCACTTGGACAGACATACACAGGCACATGGGCAACTAGTGATAAAGCTTGAGAAGACATAAAGAAAGCTGCTGAAAATGCTAACGAATTAGTTTGAAGAATGCCGCTTGATAAAGCATTTGCAAAAAACATAAAATCTTCAAAAGTAGCCGATTTAAAGAATACTGACTTTTCAGGAAATGCAGGCTCATGTTCAGCAGCAATGTTTTTAGAAGAATTTACAGAAGGTGTTGAACATATTCATCTTGATGTAGCTGGAACTGCTGAAATCAGTGAAGTGCCACAAGGAATTATGGTTAAAACTTTAACTGAATTAAGTTTACTTTAA
- a CDS encoding IS1634-like element ISMbov2 family transposase, with protein sequence MAIPKDILKIPRPSSTRVKATSKEGIYNVIQRTSIRKNEKIIPVEKGVIGKIINGVFQSIEKQTYEVDIKSYGLFALNEKLNNHIFRELLNFYDFEDARKLYVIASLRTMFSDIKNEHLKHEYDTNFISEIYPKCALSPNTISSFLEKIGKSSSKMEDFMNKRLEEFSNHSIVIDGMLKNNTSETNIFSEMSRKSRTKGAQNLNLIYAYDINAQEPVASSVYPGNMLDYTAFRDFLRTYKIKNGFLILDRGFDDKECKNLMREKNIKYLMPIKINHTFKKFNLKSGFNFTFTYDDDTIRAKKIIINNKYYLCYKSTLTEMVEKKNFISRAHKKGAYDEIKLLERENLFGLIIFECNYDLDLKDIYVAYKKRWEIELLFKQFKNVLEQNEANVQGNYRLLATEFINFLSSIMLCRIKNHLLNSGVLDNRTISETFRYLSKIIKKRKSRKREEWDDVETLKYIKELKSILKI encoded by the coding sequence ATGGCCATTCCTAAAGACATATTAAAAATTCCAAGACCATCTAGTACCAGAGTAAAAGCAACCTCAAAAGAAGGTATTTATAATGTTATACAAAGAACATCAATAAGAAAAAATGAAAAAATTATTCCTGTTGAAAAAGGAGTGATTGGAAAGATTATTAATGGTGTTTTTCAAAGCATAGAAAAGCAAACATATGAAGTAGATATTAAATCATATGGTTTATTTGCGCTAAATGAAAAATTAAACAATCATATCTTTAGAGAACTTTTAAATTTTTATGATTTTGAAGATGCTAGAAAATTATATGTTATAGCCTCTTTAAGAACTATGTTTTCAGATATTAAAAACGAACATTTAAAACATGAGTATGATACAAATTTTATTTCTGAAATATACCCAAAATGTGCACTATCACCAAACACTATCTCAAGTTTTTTAGAGAAAATAGGTAAATCTAGTTCGAAGATGGAAGACTTTATGAATAAAAGATTAGAAGAGTTTTCAAACCACTCAATAGTTATTGATGGTATGTTGAAAAACAATACATCAGAAACTAACATTTTCTCTGAAATGTCTAGAAAGTCTAGAACTAAAGGCGCTCAAAACTTAAACCTTATTTATGCTTATGATATTAATGCACAAGAACCTGTTGCAAGTTCTGTTTACCCAGGAAATATGCTAGATTACACTGCTTTTAGAGACTTTTTAAGAACTTATAAGATTAAAAATGGATTCTTAATTCTTGATAGAGGATTTGATGATAAAGAATGTAAAAACTTAATGAGAGAAAAAAATATTAAATATTTAATGCCTATAAAAATAAATCATACTTTTAAAAAATTTAATTTAAAATCTGGATTTAATTTCACTTTTACCTATGATGACGACACGATAAGAGCAAAGAAAATTATCATCAACAACAAATATTATCTTTGTTATAAATCAACCCTAACTGAAATGGTAGAAAAGAAAAATTTCATAAGTCGTGCACACAAAAAAGGTGCGTATGATGAAATTAAATTACTAGAAAGAGAAAATCTTTTTGGATTAATAATTTTTGAGTGTAATTATGATTTGGACTTAAAAGATATTTATGTCGCATATAAAAAGAGATGAGAAATTGAATTGCTTTTTAAACAGTTTAAAAATGTGCTTGAACAAAACGAAGCAAATGTTCAAGGAAACTATAGATTATTAGCAACTGAATTTATTAACTTTTTATCTTCAATTATGCTTTGCAGAATAAAAAACCACCTCTTAAATAGTGGCGTTCTTGACAATAGAACAATTAGTGAAACTTTTAGATATTTATCGAAAATAATCAAGAAGAGAAAGTCTAGAAAAAGAGAAGAATGAGATGATGTTGAAACATTAAAATATATTAAAGAATTGAAGTCTATTTTAAAAATATAG
- a CDS encoding IS30-like element ISMbov1 family transposase: MKTVSNIVGFKSRSIYNLFDRITIETKRGYAKYQKKCKLCGMDLKGKTIYVISALKFLNLIETRHDSKRLENNSKLLMKYIDIFKFYKQLLYFYLKNRNSFNLDSKAVKQSVASIIFKYIRELEAQGKLQNSYIPSVKNFYRILAKHSAFGLKLDILPYKSNGKYGSRTTVKHETKKKTIGKLITERPESANLRLNDNDYEMDTVIGLRSDNYCILTLINRKSRMFYCTLSRRNAKAIKENLEKLIKDNNLVIDTLTIDNGSENYKLPEIESIKEIFHCHPYSSSEKGSIENAHRLLRRYIPKGKSIDKYVGQDLKPIADFINSHPRIYKGVSGFKCAKQMQ; encoded by the coding sequence ATGAAAACTGTTTCTAATATTGTGGGGTTTAAATCAAGATCAATTTATAACTTATTTGACAGAATTACAATTGAAACAAAGCGTGGCTATGCTAAATACCAAAAGAAATGTAAATTGTGTGGTATGGACTTAAAAGGCAAAACAATATATGTAATTAGTGCTCTCAAATTTTTGAATTTAATTGAAACAAGACATGATTCAAAAAGATTAGAAAACAATTCTAAATTGCTTATGAAATACATTGACATTTTTAAGTTTTACAAACAGTTACTGTATTTTTATTTGAAGAATAGAAATAGTTTTAACTTAGATAGTAAAGCTGTTAAACAGTCTGTGGCAAGCATTATTTTTAAATACATAAGAGAACTAGAGGCACAGGGAAAACTTCAAAATTCATATATTCCATCAGTTAAAAACTTTTACCGTATATTGGCTAAACATAGTGCTTTTGGTCTAAAATTAGACATTCTTCCATATAAATCAAACGGCAAATATGGAAGCAGAACAACAGTAAAGCATGAGACAAAGAAAAAGACAATAGGCAAACTTATTACTGAACGTCCAGAATCAGCTAATTTAAGACTAAATGACAATGATTATGAAATGGACACTGTAATTGGTTTGAGATCAGACAATTATTGCATTCTTACATTAATCAACAGAAAATCTAGAATGTTTTATTGCACGCTCTCTAGAAGAAATGCAAAAGCAATAAAAGAAAATTTAGAGAAGTTGATTAAGGACAATAATCTTGTTATTGACACATTAACTATTGATAATGGAAGTGAAAATTACAAACTTCCAGAGATAGAATCAATCAAAGAAATTTTCCATTGTCATCCTTATTCATCATCAGAAAAAGGTAGCATTGAAAATGCTCACAGGCTTTTAAGAAGATACATTCCAAAGGGAAAATCTATAGATAAATATGTTGGTCAAGATCTAAAACCAATAGCCGATTTTATAAATTCACATCCAAGAATTTATAAAGGTGTCTCAGGCTTTAAATGCGCTAAGCAAATGCAATAA
- a CDS encoding ECF transporter S component, protein MNKVLNAIKRKWQDFSFFPKLTIRKISFIGILIAISVVIFVVFASFVPLISIPTYKISFIGLPIKISGLIFGPLVGGIVGLISDIISFSLFPTFYNFYYTIAAIVDGVVAGLVGIIFLRVLNYAFGGQFREASLDNAIFKQKEKLYRLVLFDPQSPKIAKVKTKIIALGEQRKSANVINQEKKLLNINLFVASLLIVLVMLFIFFVVFYVINETTIQQFSIIPNKIGLYALMTSGYVAMFIFLIVARFKMHPKRFLVIIPIVIFSAIIELINVPLLSLADYSTTGASSESGSIITYMFQHIVFSPIKIWFNMFVIFFTYNVINPLVNKNSSIMYE, encoded by the coding sequence ATGAACAAAGTACTTAATGCGATTAAAAGAAAATGACAAGATTTCTCATTTTTTCCTAAGCTGACAATAAGAAAAATATCTTTTATTGGAATACTTATAGCAATTTCGGTAGTTATTTTTGTTGTTTTTGCTTCATTTGTACCTCTCATTTCTATTCCAACATATAAGATAAGTTTCATAGGTTTGCCTATTAAAATAAGCGGATTAATTTTTGGACCATTAGTAGGTGGTATTGTTGGTTTAATAAGTGACATAATATCTTTTTCATTATTCCCTACTTTTTACAATTTTTACTACACAATTGCGGCTATTGTTGATGGTGTTGTTGCCGGTTTAGTTGGAATTATTTTTCTCAGAGTCCTAAATTATGCCTTTGGTGGTCAATTTAGAGAAGCCAGCTTAGACAATGCTATATTTAAACAAAAAGAGAAATTATATAGGCTTGTTCTCTTTGACCCACAAAGCCCTAAAATTGCCAAAGTTAAGACAAAAATTATTGCTCTTGGTGAACAGCGTAAGAGCGCAAATGTAATTAATCAAGAGAAAAAACTTCTTAATATTAATCTTTTTGTTGCTTCATTATTAATTGTTTTAGTGATGCTATTCATCTTCTTTGTAGTATTTTATGTTATTAATGAAACTACCATTCAACAATTTAGCATAATACCTAATAAAATAGGCTTATATGCCCTAATGACATCAGGTTATGTCGCTATGTTTATTTTCTTAATTGTTGCTAGATTTAAAATGCATCCTAAAAGATTTTTAGTAATAATTCCTATTGTCATTTTCTCAGCTATTATTGAATTAATAAATGTGCCCCTTTTATCATTAGCTGACTATTCAACAACCGGTGCATCTAGTGAATCAGGCTCAATAATAACTTATATGTTTCAACATATTGTATTTAGTCCCATTAAAATTTGATTCAATATGTTTGTTATATTCTTTACATACAATGTAATTAACCCATTAGTAAACAAAAACAGCTCTATTATGTATGAATAA